A genome region from Pygocentrus nattereri isolate fPygNat1 chromosome 6, fPygNat1.pri, whole genome shotgun sequence includes the following:
- the p2ry8 gene encoding P2Y purinoceptor 8 → MADKAPNNSGSRLDNETLSILQTKWSSDLTSAIYAIVTLVNLCGNGLSLWLLLVRTSPKTPSIIFMINLTITDLALGLMLPFQIIYLMHGYNWTLGSSMCNILTVVFFANMYCSILTMTAISIDRYMGIVQVMRFRERRQKTKYAIGICMVMWAIVLTILSPLETTDLTFYVQELNITTCFDVLKKDMLPTTTHWAAFLFALFGVLFLCPFIITVYSYIRIICALVSSAKNIQKRRAVHLAFTVLFVFVVCFAPNNILLLAHSVTKLFFDKSLYMYYKLSLSLSCINSCLDPFIYYFASKEFRRKMRQMLRLRSLSTLDNEMTEGHRESLFSNRTVSNGNAEDGNIENRTTPAVKGKLACSCDF, encoded by the exons ATGGCTGACAAAGCTCCAAACAACAGTGGCAGCAGATTGGACAATGAAACTCTGTCTATACTTCAAACCAAATGGTCTAGTGATCTTACCTCAGCCATCTATGCCATTGTGACTCTGGTCAACCTCTGTGGAAATGGCCTTTCACTGTGGCTGCTGCTGGTCCGCACCTCGCCAAAGACCCCTTCCATCATATTCATGATCAACCTTACTATCACTGACCTCGCCCTGGGCTTAATGCTTCCCTTCCAGATCATATACCTAATGCATGGCTACAACTGGACCCTGGGCTCAAGCATGTGCAACATCCTCACTGTAGTCTTCTTTGCTAACATGTACTGTTCCATTTTGACAATGACTGCAATAAGCATTGACCGCTACATGGGCATAGTGCAAGTAATGCGCTTCAGGGAGCGCAGACAGAAGACCAAGTATGCAATTGGTATTTGTATGGTCATGTGGGCCATTGTCCTAACCATTCTCAGCCCACTGGAGACCACTGATCTGACGTTTTATGTGCAAGAGCTCAACATCACCACCTGCTTTGATGTTCTGAAGAAGGACATGCTCCCAACAACCACACATTGGGCTGCTTTCCTGTTTGCATTGTTTGGTGTGCTGTTTCTCTGCCCCTTCATCATAACAGTCTACAGCTACATCAGGATCATCTGCGCGCTGGTCAGCAGCGCCAAGAACATCCAGAAAAGGCGCGCTGTGCACCTGGCATTCACAGTCTTGTTCGTCTTTGTCGTCTGTTTTGCACCGAACAACATCTTGCTTCTGGCTCATTCAGTCACCAAACTTTTCTTTGACAAATCTCTCTACATGTACTACAAGCTGTCCCTGTCACTTAGCTGCATCAACAGCTGTCTGGATCCATTCATTTACTATTTCGCCTCAAAGGAGTTCCGTCGAAAGATGAGACAGATGTTGAGGCTGCGAAGCCTCAGCACACTAGATAATGAAATGACTGAAGGCCACAGAGAGAGCTTATTCTCGAATCGTACTGTTTCTAACGGCAATGCTGAGGATGGAAACATAGAGAACCGCACTACTCCGG CTGTTAAGGGGAAGCTGGCCTGCTCATGtgacttttaa